In Stegostoma tigrinum isolate sSteTig4 unplaced genomic scaffold, sSteTig4.hap1 scaffold_130, whole genome shotgun sequence, a single window of DNA contains:
- the LOC132207714 gene encoding utrophin-like isoform X4, with amino-acid sequence MTRIQEYNVMPTEPTLEERAQRIAKAVRKQSIEVKENWEQLKTRASNWQKQVEKALEKLQELQKALDDLEAHVITAEGVHTDQQPVGDLLIDSLQGHIDKTTVSAITLHFTYEQM; translated from the coding sequence aacctaccctggaagagagagcccagagaattgccaaagctgtccgcaaacagtcaatagaagtgaaggaaaattgggagcaattgaaaacccgtgcgagcaactggcagaaacaggtggaaaaggcgttggagaaacttcaagaactgcagaaagctctggatgatcttgaggctcatgtgataacagctgagggggtccacactgatcagcaacctgtgggtgacctgcttattgactcattgcagggtcacattgataaaaccacagtaagtgcaattacattacacttcacttatgaacagatgtaa